The sequence TCATTGACCGCTTTAGAAAGATCTTGGTGCCAAGTACTTCCTTTTTGTTGGTAAACCAACAGATTCCTACTCTTCCATATTCTCCATAAAGTCAATATAGGTAGTTGTCGTTCAAGCGTAGTAAGATTCTGGTTGTTGTAGCAATCCACTATACCTTGGAACTTGTCCTCAAAGCTAGTTGACAAACTAGTAATGTTGCTGTTAAGATTTTGACTTCCTCTCCATATCGATTGGACGTAGTGGCAGTTAAAAAATAAGTGATATGTTGACTCTTCTTCTTGACAGCAGCGTATACATTGAGGATCTGTAATTATTCTTCTGTGCCTTAACTCTGTACCTGTTGGTAGTGCCCTTGAAAGCATTTGCCATAAAAAGTGTCGTAGTTTGGGAGCTATATCCATTTTCCATACAGCCGTCTTGAAACTTTGGAGTCATGGAGGTGGATGTACTGCCTCAGCTTCATGCATATGTGTTGCCAACCAGTAACCagattttactatatatagacCTGAATCATTGTAGTGTCAGCCAAGAAGATCTAGAGTAGGTAATGGGCTTAAGTGAATTTTTTGGATTAGTGACACATCTTCAGCAATGATAATGCTTCGTATGAGTTCCATGTTCCAGGTTCGCCGTTCTGCCATGATAAGATCTTTAACTTGTAAATAGTTCATATATATCCCTTCTATACTTCGTGGAGGTCTTGGTGGATTGGTTAGTAGCCAGAGATCAACCCAGACATTAGTACTGGCGCCATCTCCAATCAAAAAACGCATACCCTGTTGTATCATATCTCGACCCTCGAGCAAAGATTTCCATATAAACGAAGGATGGTTACCAGATACAGCTGTAAAACAGTTACCAGTTGGATAATATCTTGCTTTTGAGAAAGCGTGTAAGAAGACTTGTTGATCTGAACCGTGAacgagaaaaagaagaagatacataGAAAACTAACTTTCCATGTCCATTCAttcgtgaaaaaaaaataaaaaaaatatatattttggtattttaaaacCTATCCTAAGAATGACTATCCTGCATATTTTACACTAGTTTTTCTCGTTTCTACTTTGTTCTtatgattctatattttaaattgcCTTAATTAACGTAacatgttgacccaaaaaataaaaactgtcataacattTTTCAACTTTATAATCTAAACTTAACTTCTACAAGTAAGCTTAtctaaatgtatattttttgataattttatgtAGCCAATGTAGGTATGAAGATTTGGAAATCTATTTGAACATTTGTCAAAATCTAATGGAACATTATCCTTCCTATTTTATTACTTCCAGATTTCTTTCATTAATAAGATAAGATAACCTTTAATtaagtcaaacaaaattaaatttaagagcattcatgatatatatatatatatatatatataaaaaaacttggGTGAATTAGGTAGGTagccaaaatcaaaataaaaatgaagaatataGCAGGTTAATTGGGAAAATTAAGTAACTGACCAAAGGACAATATGAATTTACCAAACTACGCCCGGACGACATACACGCGCTGTTGTGGTGGCAATGGGTACAGATGACGTGTCGGTCTAGTTTTGTAGGTGTGTATACGTAATTTTTAGTAATTAAGATATTATGTGTGTATGGAACAGAAATATCTGCGATATAGTATAAAACTCATATCTAAGTCTGAAATTGCATTGCAGAGGacaataagaataaaaataaatttgcacttttatttttaaaatttaaaagttatgtatatagatacaaacattaataattttatagatGTAAATGGCATGACTCGGAAGTTTGAAGAATTACACATATATTAgaacaattttgaatttaacaCATAAAAAGAAGGTTCACTAAACCCTACAGGATACTACCTTCAAAACTCAAACTGGGTAATAGCATTCCAAGGAACATGATATAGAATAATTGTTTGCAAGACCAGAAAATGGAATAGAATGTTAAACCgtaaatttagaaaatggaaTAGAATGGTAAACCAAATGTGGGATCGACAGCCTGCTTGAAGCAGCCACAATCGAAAGCCTCGTCGATGGACCTCAGTCTCATTACTCGAAAATCATACAACCTTATTTGAAACAGGGCCTTGTCAACATTTCTAACGAACCAATTCCATTGTCAACATTTCTAATTGCTAAAAACGTAAAGACCAtgagattaaaaatatattgttgtgTGTACTCACCATAATCTTCAACCTTGCTCTGCATTATTTAGCACATTCATCTCCTTTCGCTGCCCCTATCTCCAAACACGCCAACCCGTATCTTACAAACTCATGAGGCTTCACTTCCGTAAGGTAAAACACCTGTAAAGAATCATCACAACAGCCATAAAGAATCATCACGAAGTTCCAATATCAACAACTCCAAATCACTTCCACAACAATCAACTCAAGAATTTCCAAAAAAACTCAATCTTTGAACTTAACTCATCCttccaaattcaaaacaaagcaCTAGATCTAACACATTAGCTATTAAGTTGATACAAGAATAACACATGATCTGGAGTCGTGAGAGCAGAACCTAAATGTCGCTCATCAACAGTTGAAGCTTCTCTTTAAGCACAAGACCATGATGACCACCAGATTTGGGGTTAATGAAAACAACCATTAATAGGGACAGGCCTGAACACATAAATCTGGTTGAATCCTTCAGTTTGATACAGTCACGCATAGCTAGACGGAAATACTCAGGTATCATAAGCTTCNATTGTTTGCAAGACCAGAAAATGGAATAGAATGTTAAAccgtaaatttaaaaaatggaatAGAATGGTAAACCAAATGTGGGATCGACAACCTGCTTGAAGCAGCCACAATCGAAAGCCTCGCCGATGGACCTCAGTCTCATTACTCGAAAATCATACAACCTTATTTGAAACAGGGCCTTGTCAACATTTCTAACGAACCAATTCCATTGTCAACATTTCTAATTGCTAAAAACGTAAAGACCAtgagattaaaaatatattgttgtgTGTACTCACCATAATCTTCAACCTTGCTCTGCATTATTTAGCACATTCATCTCCTTTCGCTGCCCCTATCTCCAAACACGCCAACCCGTATCTTACAAACTCATGAGGCTTCACTTCCGTAAGGTAAAACACCTGTAAAGAATCATCACAACAGCCATAAAGAATCATCACGAAGTTCCAATATCAACAACTCCAAATCACTTCCACAACAATCAACTCAAGAATTTCCAAAAAAACTCAATCTTTGAACTTAACTCATCCttccaaattcaaaacaaagcaCTAGATCTAACACATTAGCTATTAAGTTGATACAAGAATAACACATGATCTGGAGTCGTGAGAGCAGAACCTAAATGTCGCTCATCAACAGTTGAAGCTTCTCTTTAAGCACAAGACCATGATGACCACCAGATTTGGGGTTAATGAAAACAACCATTAATAGGGACAGGCCTGAACACATAAATCTGGTTGAATCCTTCAGTTTGATACAGTCACGCATAGCTAGACGGAAATACTCAGGTATCATAAGCTTCTGACGAAGCTCCACTTTATCAACACCAACCCATGTAAGATTAGCGAGTCCACAACCTCTCATCGCATTTGAATCAGCAGTCGTTGTTGATGGCCGTGGTGAACCCACAAATTTCTCCTTCGACGCATCGGTTTTTGATAACGGAGAGTCCattgctctttctctctcgccgGAGAAGATGACcccgaaaaataaaataaaatatttaatttatgttctGTGAtcagagagagaatcaaaaaaagagaaatcgaAATCCTTATTTGCTGAATCGATTCCCAGTCTCTCTTAGCCGTCTAGCCGTCGTTCCCTCCGATCCAGTCACAGTCCACGCTGAATCTCTCTCCGTCAATCGCTGGCGAATCTTTCTACAACCTAGAAAGAACTTTCTCCTTCTTTGGCTTGCAAGAGAGAGACAAAGGATAAGCAACTGTTGATCATGTAACAGAAATAACAAagtaaataatatagaaaataaagagaatatTACCTTCTCTTAGTTAGAATGGTTACTCAAtgaaatatagttttttgaTGCGTTAGTTCTGCCAATTTCCCAAAAAACTTTTGCCGGccatgaaaaaaaattggaagtgtAGGATATGCccaagaaataattaaataccGGAAAAATCGAACCAAACAGTATAAACCATAGTGAACCGGAAGTTAATGTgtgggtctctctctctctgccaaTGAAGTCAGTCACTAACACAGTGACTATTAGGCCATAAAAGGCCCATCAATTAAAAATgtcgagaaacaaaaaaaaacaaagtcaagaCCGGCCGGCACACGGACACGGCGTCGATAGATATACGTGTCGGACGCACGAAGAATCACAGATCATAATCATTCTTTCAATTTTCACACGGAAGAAGAggatcttaaaaaaaacaaagagcgAAAGAGagaccttgaagaagaagaagaagaagaaaatggcatTGCAATGGCTGATTCTGTCGTACGTGGTTGCCGCCGAGGTAGCCATCGCCATCATCTTGACTTTCCCTTACCCAATGCTCCTGAAGAAACGCATCGTATCACTTGTCTCGCTCATACTCAATCCCGCCGCCTCCGTCGTCGCCTTCTCTGGATTTCAGCTCCTCGGTAATCGCCCTCTCTCTCTCGTAGATCATCTGATTGTTCCCTTTTTTTCCTTGTAAAGGATCGATACATTCTTTACAATTAGGGTTTCGAGTTGGGAGTGATTTGGTATcttattgttttggtttgttttggcaATTACTCATGTGaattgtttgtgtttcttgtcAGATATATACTGGAAGAATGAGCATAGGCTAATGTGCTCATCTGAGGTTTGCACTACTACAGAACGTGATCGCTACGAGAAATCTGTAAGTTCATCATCATCTATAGAAAATTTGAACTTATGATCGTGCCTTCACTATTGGTATTAGAATTGAAGCTTATTTAAGTTCTTCATGTATATGTCTTCTTTAATTAAGTGTATAGTAATGTAGAATCATCCGATGATCGAGTTTAGTTGCTTTAATTTAGTTGAATGAAGTATAGAATGTCTCagtaatgaaacaaaaaatgagtTCTGAGTAGCACTACCAATTGCATATTTGGTCAGAGACTCGCAGGGTTAGTGCCACTGCTTAGTATTAATCTAAGGTCATGTCTATAGCAAACTTTTCCTTTGAAAGATTTGTCAGAATACATCTAGTGGTGCCATATTCTTTTCATGCCCTGTTCTTCTGAATATGTTGATGAGATTTCAACTTTATCTTAGCCGTTTCAGTTTGCGCTTGAATTTGGGGGGTTCTATCTGTTACCTGCTACATTTAATTTGGGCTTAAGTTATCCTAGCGTCGAAATGTCTCAGCGGTTACTTACTGGTGTACTTGTGTTTCAGATCTATAAGGCTCAGAGGAATGTGGTTCTCTGTGCAGCTGGGATCCTTCTCTACTGGTATATTATCAACTATAACACACTCCACACTTCATACTTGGCACTTATGTATGTATTTGACTATTTCTCTCATATTCACTAACAGGTGCATCTTCCGCATCTGCAAGTACCACAAAGATATTGAGCGTTTGGAGGAATTAGAGAAGAGATGCAAAGACGAGTAGAAGTCTCCCCAAGTCTGAGAGTCTGGTTCTTCTGTTATAGTATCACCACGGCTTGTGAgtagttcaaaaaaaaactgaatgagACCAGGATTGATTTATCTTGAGAATATCTTTGCGCAGACCCTTTTTGTGTGTATTCCTTTTGCAACTTTTGGTTTACTTTCCGAGGAACAACAGGCTCTGTTTATTTCACGTCCAGAATTCACCTTTACTGATTAAAGTTGTTGCAAGAAACCTAGATCAGTACTTCGAGTAAAATTTGCAATTGTATGTGGATTGACTTGGGACTGCCCTGCCAAAGCCAAGCTGAGCTGGGACTCACCCTTTACTTGAGAATAAAGAGGGTCTGAGCAAACTTATTAAA comes from Camelina sativa cultivar DH55 chromosome 19, Cs, whole genome shotgun sequence and encodes:
- the LOC104765623 gene encoding uncharacterized protein LOC104765623, with the protein product MALQWLILSYVVAAEVAIAIILTFPYPMLLKKRIVSLVSLILNPAASVVAFSGFQLLDIYWKNEHRLMCSSEVCTTTERDRYEKSIYKAQRNVVLCAAGILLYWCIFRICKYHKDIERLEELEKRCKDE